The following are from one region of the Halodesulfurarchaeum sp. HSR-GB genome:
- a CDS encoding mRNA surveillance protein pelota, translated as MHVREWSTREAGREAVSLVPESLDDLWHLTYVIEPGDLVSGDTHRRIQRNEEHMRDTGGEREHMHVTLEVEDVDFHKFSNRLRVGGTIVDCSREDQLGLHHTLNLEEHDTIEIEKIWQPDQRERIEEAEEATDQPTVAIATVAEGEAHVHTVAQYGVDEYVSLTSTTGKGEYTGGREELFEELADALGHLDADAIILAGPGFTKQDALEHIQAHPAVTETVSVVDTSAAGGRGVHEVLKRGAVADVRRETRIAEESAAIDELTDRMAGDGAAAYGIDAVETATEYGAVENLLILDERLRQERAGEGDWALDVNELIQQVERQGGDITVFSHEFQPGEQLRNLGGVAALLRYPIE; from the coding sequence ATGCACGTCCGGGAGTGGTCGACTCGCGAGGCCGGCCGCGAGGCGGTCAGCCTGGTGCCCGAGAGTCTCGATGACCTCTGGCATCTCACCTACGTCATCGAACCCGGTGATCTGGTCTCCGGGGACACCCACCGACGCATCCAGCGCAACGAGGAGCACATGCGTGACACCGGTGGCGAGCGCGAACACATGCACGTCACCCTCGAGGTCGAGGACGTGGACTTCCACAAGTTCTCGAACCGGCTTCGGGTGGGTGGGACGATCGTGGATTGCTCCCGGGAGGACCAACTCGGCCTCCATCACACCCTGAACCTGGAGGAACACGACACGATCGAGATCGAGAAGATCTGGCAGCCCGACCAGCGCGAACGGATCGAGGAGGCAGAGGAAGCCACCGATCAGCCCACGGTCGCTATCGCCACCGTCGCGGAGGGCGAAGCCCACGTCCACACGGTGGCCCAGTACGGCGTCGATGAGTACGTCTCGCTCACGAGCACCACCGGCAAGGGCGAGTACACCGGCGGCCGCGAGGAACTCTTCGAGGAGTTGGCCGACGCGCTCGGGCACCTCGACGCCGACGCGATCATCCTCGCCGGCCCGGGGTTTACGAAACAGGACGCCCTCGAACACATTCAGGCCCACCCCGCGGTCACCGAAACGGTTTCGGTCGTCGACACCAGCGCGGCCGGCGGGCGTGGCGTCCACGAGGTGCTCAAGCGCGGGGCCGTCGCGGACGTCCGCCGCGAGACCCGGATCGCCGAGGAGTCTGCGGCGATCGACGAACTCACCGATCGGATGGCCGGGGACGGCGCGGCCGCCTACGGCATCGACGCCGTCGAGACCGCGACCGAGTACGGGGCCGTCGAGAACCTCCTGATTCTGGACGAACGACTCCGCCAGGAGCGGGCCGGAGAGGGCGACTGGGCCCTGGACGTGAACGAACTGATCCAGCAGGTCGAGCGTCAGGGCGGGGATATCACCGTCTTCTCACACGAGTTTCAGCCCGGTGAACAGCTCCGCAACCTCGGTGGGGTCGCGGCGCTGCTGCGCTACCCGATCGAGTGA
- the rqcH gene encoding ribosome rescue protein RqcH codes for MEPKREVTSVGLVALVGELGAYTGATVDKAYLYADGLVRLKMRDYDRGRIELLIQVGERKRVHVTEPEFVPAAPDRPPNFAKMLRNRIAGADLASVSQHGFDRILEFEFRRGDADTTIVAELFGEGNLAVLDESGAVIDSLSTVRLRSRTVAPGAQYGFPESRINPLEMDYETFAATMADSDTDLVRTMATQLNFGGTYGEELCTRAGVEKTLDITEAGETEYRRLYAEMTDLLDRLREGDTDPRVYREDGVVVDVTPVPLEEYADLEAEAYDTFNAALDAYFRALEDREDEPETGESSGPEFDAEIEKRERIIEQQEQAIEDFERRAEAEREKAQALYANYDFVDEIIRTVREARESGHGWAEIESRLADGAEAGIEAAAAVTGIDESEGMIRIDLDDHEIPLDPRSGVEKNADRLYTGAKEIESKRDGALEAIEDTRAELAALKERKADYTEDSSEKEDETPAAEVDWLARESIPIRRPEMWYDRFRSFRTSDGFLVLGGRNAEQNEELVAKYMEHADRFFHTQAHGGPATILKTSDPSEPTKDIEVPERSLREAAQFAVTYSTVWKQGQYSGDVYMVSGDQVSKTPESGEYLEKGGFAIRGDRTYFDDTPVGAAVGISCEPETRVLGGPPEPIEAQTETSIRIEPGRYAQGDVAKRIYREFRERFADTTLVRKVASPDEIQKFMPPGTSRISEGEE; via the coding sequence ATGGAACCGAAGCGGGAGGTCACGAGTGTCGGGCTCGTCGCCCTGGTGGGCGAACTCGGGGCCTACACCGGCGCGACCGTGGACAAGGCCTATCTCTATGCGGACGGACTCGTGCGGCTCAAGATGCGGGACTACGACCGCGGTCGCATCGAACTCTTGATCCAGGTCGGCGAGCGCAAACGCGTCCACGTCACCGAACCGGAGTTCGTGCCAGCGGCGCCGGACCGGCCGCCGAACTTCGCGAAGATGCTGCGTAACCGGATCGCCGGGGCCGACCTGGCGTCGGTCTCCCAGCACGGCTTCGACCGGATCCTGGAGTTCGAGTTCCGTCGCGGGGATGCTGATACCACTATCGTCGCGGAACTGTTCGGCGAGGGGAACCTGGCGGTGCTCGACGAGAGTGGCGCGGTAATCGACTCGCTCTCGACGGTGCGGCTCCGTTCGCGGACGGTCGCGCCGGGCGCGCAGTACGGCTTCCCGGAGAGCCGGATCAACCCTCTGGAGATGGACTACGAGACGTTTGCCGCGACCATGGCCGACTCGGACACCGACCTGGTCCGAACCATGGCGACCCAGCTCAACTTCGGTGGCACGTACGGCGAGGAACTCTGTACGCGGGCCGGCGTCGAGAAGACCTTGGACATCACCGAGGCGGGCGAGACGGAGTACCGCCGGCTCTACGCGGAGATGACCGACCTGCTCGACCGGCTCCGAGAAGGAGACACCGACCCCCGTGTCTACCGCGAGGACGGGGTAGTCGTAGACGTGACCCCCGTCCCGCTAGAGGAGTACGCCGACCTGGAGGCCGAGGCCTACGACACCTTCAACGCGGCCCTCGATGCTTACTTCCGGGCGCTCGAAGACCGGGAAGACGAGCCCGAGACCGGCGAGTCGAGTGGGCCGGAGTTCGACGCCGAGATCGAGAAGCGAGAGCGCATCATCGAACAGCAGGAACAGGCCATCGAGGACTTCGAGCGACGGGCCGAGGCCGAGCGGGAGAAGGCCCAGGCACTCTATGCGAATTACGACTTCGTCGACGAGATCATCCGGACGGTTCGGGAGGCCCGGGAATCCGGACACGGGTGGGCCGAGATCGAATCCCGGCTGGCCGACGGGGCCGAGGCCGGAATCGAGGCTGCAGCCGCGGTGACCGGCATCGACGAGTCTGAGGGAATGATCCGAATCGATCTGGACGATCACGAGATTCCCCTGGACCCTCGATCCGGGGTCGAGAAGAACGCTGACCGGCTCTACACCGGGGCCAAGGAGATCGAATCCAAACGGGACGGCGCGTTAGAAGCCATCGAGGACACGCGAGCGGAACTCGCCGCCCTGAAGGAGCGCAAAGCGGACTATACGGAAGATTCCTCCGAGAAAGAGGACGAAACGCCCGCCGCGGAGGTTGACTGGTTGGCTCGCGAGTCGATCCCCATCCGACGCCCCGAGATGTGGTATGACCGGTTCCGGTCGTTCCGGACCAGCGACGGCTTTCTGGTGCTTGGCGGTCGAAACGCCGAGCAGAACGAGGAACTGGTCGCGAAGTACATGGAACATGCCGATCGCTTCTTCCACACCCAGGCCCACGGCGGCCCGGCGACGATTCTCAAGACGAGCGATCCCAGCGAGCCCACGAAGGACATCGAGGTACCAGAGCGGAGTCTCCGCGAAGCCGCGCAGTTCGCGGTCACCTACTCCACGGTCTGGAAGCAGGGCCAGTACAGCGGCGACGTCTACATGGTCTCCGGCGACCAGGTCTCGAAGACTCCCGAAAGCGGCGAGTACCTGGAGAAGGGTGGCTTCGCGATCCGCGGCGACCGGACCTACTTCGATGATACGCCTGTCGGGGCCGCCGTCGGCATTTCCTGTGAGCCCGAAACGCGGGTCCTCGGGGGCCCACCCGAACCGATCGAGGCCCAGACCGAGACCTCGATCCGGATCGAACCGGGCCGGTACGCCCAGGGCGACGTCGCAAAACGGATCTACCGGGAGTTCCGCGAGCGTTTTGCCGACACCACTCTCGTGCGGAAGGTCGCGAGCCCGGACGAGATTCAGAAGTTCATGCCGCCCGGGACGAGTCGCATCAGCGAGGGTGAGGAGTAA
- a CDS encoding tRNA uridine(34) 5-carboxymethylaminomethyl modification radical SAM/GNAT enzyme Elp3: protein MDAEGERRFERACRDVVTRILDGEVDRDDVEQAKLAACGEHSSPKVPTNGDLLAAAPDGTRDELEPVLRRKPVRTASGVTPVAVMTSPEPCPHGKCLYCPGGPASEFSSAQSYTGHEPAAARAEQNDYDPYGQVRLRLAQLRHIGHPVDKVELIVMGGTMTARDPAYQEWFVKRALQAMNEFDPENPPAATEGESFAQDPEDATEADLETVIRENETAAVRNVATTFETKPDWVGPEQIDRMLALGVTKVEVGVQTTFEAVNREMHRGHGVQDAIDAGRRLRDAGFKVGFHLMPGQPGTSVAMAREDARRLFADQRFRPDYLKIYPTLVVRGTRIYDMWRRDEYDPLTNEQAAELVAEIKAELPPYVRLQRVQRDIPADFIEAGVWKSNLRQLARKRMADHGWECDCVRCREVGMNDAEPTGVTLDVQTYEAGDGTEHFISFEDPDADLLVGFTRLRFPGAPRREELADAALIRELHVYGDEVGLGDTEGGFQHQGYGRKLLQKAESLAREAGYEKLVVIAGIGAREYYRAHLGYERDGPYVSKPL, encoded by the coding sequence ATGGACGCGGAGGGCGAGCGACGGTTCGAGCGGGCCTGCCGGGACGTCGTCACTCGGATTCTCGACGGCGAGGTCGACCGTGACGACGTCGAACAGGCGAAACTGGCGGCCTGTGGCGAGCATAGCTCGCCGAAAGTCCCGACCAACGGCGATCTGCTGGCGGCCGCGCCTGACGGCACGCGGGACGAACTCGAACCGGTCCTCCGCCGGAAACCGGTCCGGACCGCCTCCGGCGTGACCCCGGTCGCGGTCATGACCAGCCCCGAGCCCTGCCCCCACGGAAAGTGCCTGTACTGCCCGGGTGGGCCGGCTTCGGAGTTCTCCTCCGCCCAGAGTTACACCGGCCACGAGCCCGCAGCGGCCCGAGCCGAGCAGAACGACTATGACCCGTACGGCCAGGTTCGACTCCGACTGGCTCAGTTGCGACACATCGGTCACCCGGTCGACAAGGTGGAACTCATCGTGATGGGCGGGACGATGACCGCTCGCGATCCGGCGTATCAGGAGTGGTTCGTCAAGCGGGCACTCCAGGCGATGAACGAGTTCGATCCGGAGAACCCACCGGCCGCCACCGAGGGTGAGAGTTTCGCACAGGACCCCGAGGACGCGACCGAGGCAGACCTGGAGACGGTCATCCGGGAGAACGAGACGGCCGCGGTGCGCAACGTGGCGACGACCTTCGAGACCAAGCCGGACTGGGTCGGCCCGGAACAGATCGACCGCATGCTTGCGCTCGGCGTGACGAAAGTCGAAGTGGGCGTGCAGACCACCTTCGAGGCCGTCAACCGCGAGATGCATCGGGGCCACGGCGTCCAGGACGCCATCGACGCCGGGCGGCGGTTGCGGGACGCCGGCTTCAAGGTCGGCTTTCACCTCATGCCGGGCCAGCCGGGGACCTCCGTGGCGATGGCCAGAGAGGACGCCAGACGCCTTTTCGCCGACCAGCGCTTCCGGCCGGACTACCTCAAGATCTATCCCACACTCGTAGTCCGGGGCACCCGGATATATGACATGTGGCGTCGGGACGAGTACGACCCGCTCACGAACGAGCAGGCCGCCGAACTGGTCGCCGAGATCAAGGCCGAGTTGCCGCCGTACGTCCGCCTCCAGCGCGTCCAGCGGGACATTCCGGCGGATTTCATCGAGGCGGGGGTCTGGAAGTCGAACCTGCGACAGCTAGCCCGAAAACGCATGGCCGATCACGGCTGGGAGTGTGACTGCGTGCGCTGTCGCGAGGTGGGGATGAACGACGCGGAACCCACTGGGGTCACCCTCGACGTCCAGACCTACGAGGCCGGGGATGGGACCGAGCACTTCATCAGCTTCGAGGATCCGGATGCGGACCTGCTCGTTGGCTTTACGCGGTTGCGGTTCCCGGGCGCGCCACGCCGCGAGGAACTGGCCGATGCGGCCCTGATCCGGGAATTGCACGTCTACGGGGACGAAGTCGGACTGGGCGACACCGAGGGCGGCTTCCAGCACCAGGGGTACGGGCGGAAACTCCTCCAGAAAGCCGAGTCGCTGGCTCGCGAGGCGGGCTACGAGAAACTCGTCGTGATCGCCGGCATCGGGGCCCGGGAGTACTACCGGGCACACCTGGGGTACGAGCGGGACGGCCCCTACGTGAGCAAACCGCTCTGA
- a CDS encoding OB-fold nucleic acid binding domain-containing protein, with the protein MGTCVICGSPADGDVCSTHEEDVFFEFRGQHPNQLTPNRYYRGTVDGFAEFGVFVDIGPVTGLLHRSEIPKRLESLDWDAGETVFVQVLDVHDNGNIDLGWSLRQEPREFRGRLIDDPDLGAPVLPEKADGEDDTEEPDSEDERGEPSAVDRDDSEPSTTDGGQAKSAPPVESNDADAEAVDETEPTGEETGTDAAEESDTAQVEDSDTESTADEEEPARVPVVDLDAALDETVVVEGTVSNVRQTAGPTVFQVEDETGVVDCAAFEEAGVRAYPAVEVDDVVRIVGIVEEHRGDVQVETEELSVLEGPAADRVADRRETALAERAEPTSTTLLVEDPSVAAVQDDLVDAATTIRRAVIESRPVVIRHTATLEGYVGGTALERALLPLIREEHAEAGAEYHYVDRRPLSDPIYDVEAATSDVTDMLEAADRHDETQPLFVLVDAGSTVESVDGLSLLSIYDAGSVVVDGGYADADATDTADVLVSPTAAGGSPLSTGVLGSHLAALVNDAVREDLAHLPATSFWTEPPEIYADLASDAGYDLETTTDIRNAVALEAFYQSYEDKRELISDLFWAEDNAALATPLSEQFETKLETELATARPHLERREDDGVQIDVLDVAEYTHRYDFPPTELLLAELHRREAEASGPMVTIALDEDELFLERSTALDVRAIGEAVADRVPGGGVTPRGGRDGRIEFLSGRREAVLEAVIEEVSVWLG; encoded by the coding sequence ATGGGTACGTGTGTTATCTGTGGGTCCCCTGCTGACGGAGACGTCTGTAGCACGCACGAGGAGGACGTGTTCTTCGAGTTTCGTGGTCAGCATCCGAACCAGTTGACGCCGAATCGCTACTACCGCGGCACCGTCGATGGCTTCGCCGAGTTCGGCGTCTTCGTCGATATCGGACCCGTGACTGGGCTGCTACACCGCAGTGAGATCCCCAAACGACTGGAATCGCTCGACTGGGACGCCGGCGAGACCGTCTTCGTACAGGTCCTGGACGTTCATGACAACGGCAACATCGACCTCGGCTGGTCGCTCCGCCAGGAGCCCCGGGAGTTCCGCGGCCGGCTGATCGACGACCCCGACCTGGGCGCGCCCGTCCTGCCGGAGAAAGCCGACGGCGAGGACGACACCGAGGAACCGGACTCCGAAGACGAGCGTGGCGAGCCGTCCGCTGTCGACCGCGACGATTCGGAGCCGAGCACGACTGACGGTGGCCAGGCGAAGAGCGCCCCGCCAGTCGAGTCGAACGACGCGGACGCCGAAGCGGTCGACGAGACGGAGCCGACTGGTGAGGAGACCGGCACGGATGCGGCCGAAGAATCGGACACGGCACAGGTCGAAGACTCGGACACCGAGTCGACTGCAGACGAGGAGGAACCCGCTCGCGTCCCGGTCGTCGATCTTGACGCGGCGCTGGACGAGACAGTTGTCGTCGAGGGCACGGTCTCGAACGTGAGACAGACCGCCGGGCCGACAGTCTTCCAGGTCGAGGACGAGACGGGCGTCGTGGACTGTGCGGCCTTCGAGGAGGCCGGCGTTCGAGCCTACCCGGCCGTCGAAGTCGATGACGTGGTTCGAATCGTCGGCATCGTAGAAGAGCACCGTGGGGACGTTCAGGTCGAGACCGAGGAGCTGTCGGTCCTTGAGGGGCCGGCAGCCGACCGCGTGGCCGACCGTCGCGAGACGGCCCTGGCCGAGCGAGCCGAACCCACGTCCACGACCCTGCTGGTCGAGGACCCATCTGTCGCCGCCGTCCAAGACGATCTGGTTGACGCGGCGACGACGATCCGACGGGCCGTCATCGAGTCCCGTCCGGTCGTCATTCGACACACGGCAACCCTCGAAGGCTACGTCGGCGGCACGGCCCTGGAACGGGCGCTGCTCCCGTTGATCCGGGAGGAACACGCCGAAGCCGGCGCGGAGTATCACTACGTCGACCGCCGTCCGCTCTCGGATCCGATCTACGACGTGGAAGCCGCGACCAGCGACGTGACCGACATGCTGGAGGCCGCGGACCGCCACGACGAGACTCAGCCGCTTTTCGTCCTGGTCGATGCCGGCTCGACGGTCGAATCCGTTGATGGTCTCTCGCTGCTCTCGATCTACGACGCCGGCAGCGTCGTGGTCGATGGCGGCTACGCCGACGCCGACGCGACCGACACCGCGGACGTGCTCGTGAGCCCGACCGCTGCGGGCGGAAGCCCCCTCTCGACTGGCGTGCTGGGCTCGCACCTGGCCGCCCTCGTCAACGACGCGGTCCGCGAGGACCTCGCGCACCTGCCGGCGACGAGTTTCTGGACCGAGCCGCCCGAGATCTACGCCGACCTGGCCAGCGATGCTGGATACGATCTGGAGACGACCACGGACATCCGCAACGCGGTGGCCCTGGAGGCCTTTTACCAGTCCTACGAGGACAAGCGCGAACTCATCAGCGACCTGTTCTGGGCCGAGGACAACGCCGCGCTCGCCACGCCGCTCAGCGAGCAGTTCGAGACGAAGTTGGAGACCGAACTCGCGACCGCTCGCCCCCACCTCGAACGCCGCGAGGACGACGGCGTGCAGATCGACGTGCTCGACGTGGCCGAGTACACCCACCGCTATGACTTCCCGCCGACCGAACTCCTGCTGGCGGAACTCCACCGCCGGGAGGCAGAAGCGTCCGGCCCGATGGTGACCATCGCGCTCGACGAGGACGAACTGTTCCTCGAGCGCTCGACCGCACTCGACGTTCGAGCCATCGGCGAGGCCGTTGCCGACCGCGTTCCGGGCGGCGGCGTGACTCCCCGGGGCGGCCGGGACGGTCGCATCGAGTTCCTCTCGGGCCGCCGCGAGGCGGTTCTGGAGGCCGTGATCGAGGAAGTCTCGGTCTGGCTGGGCTGA
- a CDS encoding thymidine kinase, with amino-acid sequence MRAIRENGWVEVISGSMFSGKTEELLRRLRRAEIAGQEVVAFTPAVDDRYGQAELGSHAGHTWEATVVDNTPEGVHSIPDRLDGASVVAIDEANFFPVELVAVANDLATAGRRVIVSGTDQTYRGEPFEPLGQLMATAEYVDKLRAICAVCGEPATRNQRLVDGEPAHVDEPTIVVGADESYQARCRSCHEVRTD; translated from the coding sequence ATGCGAGCGATCAGGGAAAACGGGTGGGTCGAGGTCATTTCCGGCTCGATGTTCTCGGGGAAGACCGAGGAACTCCTGCGACGGCTCCGCCGCGCGGAGATCGCCGGCCAGGAGGTCGTGGCGTTCACGCCGGCGGTGGACGACCGCTACGGGCAGGCCGAACTCGGGTCCCACGCCGGGCACACCTGGGAGGCGACTGTCGTGGACAACACGCCCGAGGGGGTCCACTCGATTCCCGACCGGCTCGACGGTGCCTCGGTCGTGGCCATCGACGAGGCGAACTTCTTCCCCGTGGAACTGGTCGCGGTCGCAAACGATCTCGCGACCGCCGGTCGCCGCGTGATCGTCAGCGGGACCGATCAGACCTACCGAGGCGAACCCTTCGAGCCGCTGGGGCAGCTCATGGCGACCGCCGAGTACGTCGACAAGCTCCGGGCGATCTGTGCAGTCTGTGGCGAGCCGGCCACCCGCAATCAGCGCCTGGTCGATGGCGAACCCGCACACGTCGACGAGCCGACGATCGTGGTGGGTGCCGATGAGTCCTATCAGGCGCGGTGTCGAAGCTGCCACGAGGTCCGAACGGACTGA
- a CDS encoding NADPH-dependent FMN reductase — MSPSIGAIVGSLREESVTRVGLERSLDAAAAAGANTALLDLRTYDLPVYDADHRDVGDAEALRAEIQALDAVLLGTPVYHGSYSAPLKNALDYCGFDEFEHTTVGLLAVAGGGFPLPALDHLRGVLRALDAWVLPFQAAIPDSHEALSDGRLVDPEIEERLDTLGRRIVEYANIEPDPISFEGKHNVGGDLS; from the coding sequence ATGTCACCGTCCATCGGCGCGATCGTCGGCAGCCTCAGGGAGGAAAGTGTCACCCGGGTGGGCCTGGAGCGATCCCTCGATGCCGCCGCGGCCGCCGGCGCCAACACCGCGCTGCTCGATCTTCGAACCTACGACCTGCCGGTCTACGACGCGGACCATCGGGACGTCGGCGACGCCGAGGCGCTTCGGGCCGAAATCCAGGCCCTGGACGCGGTGCTTCTCGGAACGCCGGTCTATCATGGCTCCTACTCCGCCCCGCTGAAAAACGCCCTCGACTACTGTGGCTTCGACGAGTTCGAGCACACGACCGTGGGTCTGCTGGCAGTCGCCGGTGGCGGATTTCCGCTGCCGGCCCTCGATCACCTGCGGGGCGTGCTCCGTGCGCTTGACGCCTGGGTCCTGCCCTTTCAGGCGGCGATTCCGGACTCCCACGAGGCGCTGTCGGACGGTCGGCTGGTCGATCCCGAAATCGAGGAGCGCCTGGATACACTCGGGCGGCGGATCGTCGAGTACGCCAACATCGAACCGGATCCGATCAGCTTCGAGGGGAAGCACAACGTCGGCGGCGATCTCTCGTGA
- a CDS encoding A/G-specific adenine glycosylase codes for MSPALSLSAAEREAVQTALLSWYEADHREFPWREREDPYAILVSEVMSQQTQLDRIVDPWAAFLDRWPTVEALADADRADVVAFWSDHRLGYNNRARYLQEAAEQICSEFDGAFPKDPDALESLMGVGPYTATAVASFAFDTGGAVVDTNVKRVLHRAFEVPDDEAAFEAAADELLPADSAGQWNNAIMELGGVACEKTPRCDEAGCPWREWCHAYQTGDFTAPDVPTQPSFEGSRRQFRGRIIRLLGEHDEMDLDTLGHRIRVDYTPDGEQGRAWLRGLVDDLIEDGLVSIDTDGQPTVQLRR; via the coding sequence ATGTCACCGGCGCTGTCCCTGTCGGCCGCAGAGCGCGAGGCGGTGCAGACGGCCCTGCTGTCGTGGTACGAGGCCGATCACCGGGAGTTCCCCTGGCGGGAGCGGGAGGACCCCTACGCAATTTTGGTCTCCGAGGTGATGAGCCAGCAGACCCAACTCGACCGCATCGTCGACCCCTGGGCGGCCTTTCTCGACCGCTGGCCCACTGTCGAGGCGCTCGCTGACGCCGACCGGGCCGACGTGGTCGCGTTCTGGAGCGACCACCGGCTGGGCTACAACAACCGGGCCCGCTACCTGCAGGAGGCCGCCGAACAGATTTGCTCCGAGTTCGACGGGGCGTTCCCAAAGGATCCGGACGCCCTCGAATCGCTGATGGGCGTCGGGCCCTACACCGCCACCGCGGTCGCCTCCTTCGCCTTTGACACCGGTGGCGCGGTGGTCGATACGAACGTCAAACGGGTGCTCCATCGCGCCTTCGAGGTGCCCGACGACGAGGCGGCTTTCGAGGCGGCCGCTGACGAACTCCTTCCTGCGGATTCGGCCGGCCAGTGGAACAACGCGATCATGGAACTCGGCGGGGTGGCCTGCGAGAAGACCCCGCGGTGTGACGAGGCCGGTTGTCCCTGGCGAGAGTGGTGTCACGCGTACCAGACCGGGGACTTCACCGCCCCCGACGTCCCCACCCAACCGAGCTTCGAGGGAAGCCGCCGGCAGTTCCGTGGGCGAATCATCCGTCTCCTTGGCGAACACGACGAGATGGACCTGGACACGCTTGGGCATCGAATTCGCGTGGACTACACACCCGACGGCGAGCAGGGACGCGCGTGGCTGCGTGGCCTGGTCGATGATCTGATCGAGGACGGGCTGGTATCGATAGACACGGACGGGCAGCCGACGGTGCAGTTACGACGGTAG
- a CDS encoding AI-2E family transporter — translation MNTVRPLDRDRLGWWAIALALGALVVYLLYSFLGTFVFGIFVYYATRPIHRRLRRIIKQRSVSAAVSLVAIAIPVLLLAFYTIALAMQELNRLLESGELSLVPLESLLQPYFDISSVIFDPATIITQENAIEGIRTLLREAATYIGFFGTGALHLVVIVILAFYLLRDDNRLADWWRLRFSDTEGVMEAYMTRVDRDFSNIFFGNILNAILTGIIGSISYTALNYISPAAVSLPYPTLLGLLTGIASLIPVIGMKLIYVPVAIYLLVTTAGMPAVLWFTIAFVVVSFVVVDVIPDLVLRPYVSGRNLHLGMVMLAYIFGPLLFGWYGLFLGPMLLVLLVHFVALVLPELLAGAPIQPETVPDPLAPPEPEGENERDEPEETEESAG, via the coding sequence ATGAACACGGTTCGCCCCCTCGATCGCGACCGACTCGGGTGGTGGGCCATCGCCCTGGCACTCGGGGCGCTCGTCGTCTACCTCCTCTACTCGTTTCTCGGGACCTTTGTCTTCGGCATCTTCGTCTACTATGCGACCAGGCCGATCCACCGTCGCCTGCGGCGAATTATCAAACAGCGCTCGGTCTCGGCAGCGGTCTCCCTGGTCGCGATCGCGATCCCGGTCCTGTTGCTCGCCTTCTACACGATCGCACTCGCGATGCAGGAGTTAAACCGGCTCCTCGAGTCCGGCGAACTGTCCCTCGTCCCGCTAGAATCACTCCTGCAACCGTACTTCGATATCTCCTCTGTGATCTTCGACCCGGCCACCATCATCACCCAGGAGAACGCGATCGAGGGGATCCGGACGCTACTGCGCGAAGCCGCCACCTACATCGGGTTCTTCGGCACGGGTGCGTTGCATCTGGTCGTGATCGTCATTCTCGCTTTCTACCTGCTCCGTGACGACAATCGACTGGCTGACTGGTGGCGACTACGATTTTCCGACACTGAGGGAGTCATGGAGGCCTACATGACCCGGGTGGATCGGGACTTCTCGAACATCTTCTTCGGGAACATCCTCAACGCCATCCTCACCGGGATCATCGGATCGATCTCCTACACCGCGCTCAACTATATCTCGCCCGCAGCCGTTTCGCTGCCGTATCCCACGTTGCTCGGATTGCTCACGGGGATCGCGAGCCTGATCCCGGTCATCGGCATGAAACTCATCTACGTCCCCGTGGCGATCTACCTCCTCGTGACGACTGCTGGCATGCCTGCAGTTCTCTGGTTTACGATCGCCTTCGTCGTGGTCTCATTCGTCGTCGTGGACGTGATCCCGGACCTGGTGCTCCGACCCTACGTCTCGGGGCGGAACCTCCACCTGGGGATGGTGATGCTCGCGTACATCTTCGGCCCGCTCCTCTTCGGGTGGTATGGCCTCTTCCTCGGCCCGATGCTCCTGGTACTGCTGGTGCACTTTGTCGCACTCGTGTTGCCGGAGTTGCTCGCCGGCGCGCCGATACAGCCGGAGACGGTGCCCGACCCGCTGGCCCCACCGGAACCGGAAGGCGAAAACGAGAGAGACGAGCCAGAAGAGACCGAAGAATCGGCCGGGTAA
- a CDS encoding PadR family transcriptional regulator, giving the protein MYDLTGFQRDLLYVVAGLDDPHGLAIKDELEQYYESEIHHGRLYPNLDTLVEKGLIDKGERDQRTNYYTVTRRGRREIQARREWELDYVDLE; this is encoded by the coding sequence ATGTACGACTTAACGGGCTTTCAGCGAGACCTCCTGTACGTGGTCGCCGGCCTCGACGATCCACACGGCCTCGCGATCAAGGACGAACTCGAACAGTACTACGAGTCGGAGATCCACCACGGCCGGCTCTATCCCAACCTCGATACGCTGGTCGAGAAGGGACTCATCGACAAGGGCGAACGCGACCAGCGGACGAACTACTACACGGTCACTCGTCGAGGCCGCCGGGAGATTCAGGCTCGCCGGGAGTGGGAACTGGATTACGTCGACCTGGAGTAG